In a single window of the Terriglobia bacterium genome:
- a CDS encoding energy transducer TonB, whose amino-acid sequence MLGLSEEERKRRRLVMGVTPFAEAAAVAVMLWALMSLPPTPVVNIAKHDVVYFHPVSPEVVKHPPQLLKQPVLPKQAVLPKLQRQEVQKPPETARLKMPEISQPKIELPETPPAPKPPAPKLNNFNSPEVARPVTRQPVMPRVGAFNPGSLAKATVKRPLNEVQTGGFGADNGIPNDPASDSHNHIAQLGSFDLPSGPGQGNGTGGAHGVRGTVGSAGFGNGIGSGTGARPGGGSGTVQQGGFGSVVAGKAAKPQTTDQAAAFKPVVILSKPDPVYPPEARRLRIEGEVVLSVLFGSSGNLRVLKVEQGLGHGMDQAAVEAAERIRFKPAERDGHPVDSTAMVHIIFQLAY is encoded by the coding sequence ATGAGCCTTCCGCCCACGCCCGTGGTCAACATCGCGAAGCACGACGTCGTATATTTCCACCCGGTTTCGCCAGAGGTTGTCAAACATCCTCCCCAACTGCTGAAACAGCCGGTCTTGCCGAAGCAGGCGGTCCTGCCCAAGCTGCAACGGCAAGAAGTTCAAAAGCCGCCAGAGACAGCGCGCCTGAAGATGCCTGAAATCTCTCAGCCAAAGATTGAGCTGCCAGAGACGCCACCGGCGCCAAAACCCCCTGCGCCAAAACTTAACAATTTCAATTCTCCGGAAGTTGCCCGCCCGGTGACGCGGCAGCCGGTAATGCCCCGCGTGGGCGCCTTCAATCCCGGCAGCCTGGCCAAGGCCACCGTCAAGCGGCCGTTGAACGAGGTCCAGACGGGAGGTTTTGGGGCCGACAACGGCATTCCCAACGACCCGGCGTCCGACAGTCATAATCACATTGCGCAGTTGGGGTCGTTTGACCTGCCCTCCGGTCCCGGGCAGGGAAACGGGACCGGCGGCGCGCACGGCGTTCGGGGCACGGTGGGCAGCGCCGGATTCGGCAATGGCATTGGGTCCGGGACGGGCGCCAGGCCGGGCGGTGGTTCCGGGACCGTGCAACAGGGCGGCTTTGGCAGCGTTGTCGCTGGCAAGGCAGCCAAGCCTCAAACCACCGACCAGGCGGCCGCCTTCAAGCCAGTGGTTATCCTTTCCAAACCGGACCCGGTTTATCCGCCGGAGGCGCGGCGGTTGCGCATTGAGGGTGAGGTTGTCTTGAGCGTTCTTTTCGGGTCCTCCGGAAATCTGCGCGTGCTGAAAGTTGAGCAGGGGCTCGGCCACGGCATGGACCAGGCTGCGGTCGAGGCGGCGGAGCGCATCAGGTTCAAACCCGCTGAGCGTGATGGCCATCCAGTCGATTCCACCGCCATGGTCCACATCATCTTTCAGCTCGCTTATTAA